The window TTGCCGGTGCCACCGGCAGGGTGGTACCGGCAACGCGTCCCTCCATATACTTGAACGCCGCGCTTAACAGCACCAACGCCTGGTTCAAAGCAATCGGATTTGAGAGCGGCGCCAGATTACGGAATTCCGGTTGGCCGTTTGTGAAGCCAAAATTGAAATAATCAAAACGCTTTCCCACGGGCGTACCCTGCGTGACAAATTCTTCGAGCGCATCCATGCCGACATGGTTGCCCAAACCGGATCGGAGTGGAAGCGCGGAGGCTAAATTACCATTGATCCCGGCAAGGATAGGCGCGAGATAGCCCTCGATTTCTGAAAAAGCCAAACGCCATTTTTTTTGTTGCGCCGGATCAATCGGCTGACGTCCTGCCAGGCGTAAAATAGGTGTCACCGTGCTCCGGGTTACTTTGGATGTTTGCGCATGCAACATGAAGCGGAATATGTCTTTGAGCCAGCGATCGACTGCCGATGCGGTGTTTTTTGCTTTTGCGGTTAAGCGTGGTGTTGAAAAAGCAATACTGCCGTCCAGGCGGGTCTCCCCTTTTGCTTTGCGGTCGGCGATGGTATTTCCCTTTACCGTTGAGGATGAAATGAAAAACTGGGCACCTTTTTGCGTGCGGTAGTGTTTCAGCCGGCCACCGGCTTCATCCACCGGGGTATAGGCTGCAATACCGTGGCGGCTGCTGAAAATAGCTTTGATTTCATCCAGCAGGGTCAAGGATTGGTCCAAGGTGAGACGGCTGGAATCGGCAATATGCAGGGTTGCATTAAAATCAAGTTCGCGGTTCATGGCAACCACCGTGTCCAAAGAACGATCAAAATCGCTTACCATCGTATCTGAGGCAACATTCACCCGGGACACAGGCTCCATCAGCGCATAGCGGAAAAGCGCATGATGACGCCCTATGTCATCACGATTAAGCCGGAGCGTCTCAAACTGTTGAAATGCAAAACCAACCGGAAGTATTGCAGACATAACCATGCCGGTTTGCTGCATCGTGGAAAAATCCAACCCATAGGCCAGGGCCATTGTCAGTGTGAAAACAGCCGGTGCCAAAAGGAGTGCACGTTGAGTAAAACCGGCAGATGACCAGGCAATCCGGATGCTTGCCGAAATTTCTGAAAACGTGCGTCCCGACAATTCAGCCAGACGTCGACGCATGCCGTTCATAGACGCCAACCAGCCGGAACGCATACCGCGAATTGCTTTGGCAAGCTGTTCGCTGCTGCTACTGGTATAGAAAGAAAGCTCTTTGTCGCCCAAGACCATGGTATGCAGCTGGGTTTGGGGCATGGTCTGTTTCATCGTACCGGGATAAACGGCAACAGTAAAAGAAGTGTTTTTAATCGGGATTAAAAAAGCTCCGTTGGACGCGATCATGCCTTCAAAATCAAGCTCGACATCCGGATTGTTGGCCTGATATTGTGACATCTGTTGTGCATAAGCAGCTTGTAAGCGTGCACTGTCAACCTCGCCTTTGGCGACTTGGTTGTTGGCCCACATCAACTTCAGCGTCATATCAAGAATTTGATAGGCGACGCGGACATCCCGGGGCAAGGTCGCTTCCTTGAGAACTGCCTGTGAATCATGCCATTGCATGAAAAGCGGCGCCAGCGCAATTTCTTCCTGATTTTGAGCAATGAGTTTTTCCAAAGGGGTATAGCGGTTTTTTAATAATGAAAAATAGGGATTGATTAAATCGAGCTTGGTGATTCGCGGCTTGATGGAAACATAACTAACGCCCTGCCCGCGCAAAGATTCTAAAATAAGATCCGTGTGGTAGCCGCCGGTGGTCAACATGGCAATACGCTGATTTTGTGTTTTCATTGCCGCCAGCAGGTTGCCGACAAAATCATGACTGCGCTGGTCGGCACCGTCATAAAAACGATTTACCAGGGCAAGTTGCTTATCCAGTGAGTAGACCTCCAGGTCCATCTCTTCATCCAGACCATACAGGGACAAAAATTGCATGAAGGGATCCATGGAAAACTGTTCAGGATACATGCGGAATTTTGCGAGTTCAACCGGGGATGCTGAAACATTAATCAGTTTTTCTACAATCTCCAGACGCCGCAGAAGAACATCCAGTTCCCGCTCGCGGGGTGATGTATAGAGTTTTTCATGAATCAATTTTTCCAGGATATCGATATCACTAAAAAGTTTGTCTGAATCAACTTCCAGCGGAAAGACATTCATGCGCTTCGAAACAAAGAGGTTGAGGTGCGGAAATTGGTCCGGATTGATTGTAAGACTTGAAGCATATTTCTTTAAATACCGGGCATATTTCAACAGCGGCATTTTCCCCTTTTGATAGGCCCGCTTGCGCAAGTCGAATTTGAGGAGATATTCTCCGTAAATGCGCGGTTTAATTTCATCAAAAGCATCGCGTAAATCAAAAATGTACCCCGTGTTTTCATCGGTTAAAAAGCTGCCGACCGTCTCGCGGTTGGTCTGATAGTGGCGGGGATCTTCAACACCTTCCAAGGAAACAGGATGTTTTCCGCAGGCTGCGTAAAATTCAGAACCTGACATCTTGCCTTGCCGCATAAAATATTTCCCGACCTGCGTTTTAATTCCGCTGACCGGAAAAGTGGAAAGTTTGGTCACATTGACCGGTTGGCTGGCACCTTCAATTCCAATGAGACTCAGAGAATGGTTTTTCGCAAATTCATTAATGATTTGGGAAATATTCCACTGCACCTCATGATTGCAATGCAGATCATTGACATGAATAACCAGTTGATCTTTTGATCCGTGAAACGTTTGGGAGATGGTTCCGTATTTTTGATTAATTTCAATGGGTTGGTTATTAAAAAGGACCGGATTGAGATTGGCCATAAAGGTCGCAGCTTCAAATGCCCATGTGAAATATGGAAATAAGAACGTGAGTGAAATAAGCATGACAATAACCTTGGTAGACATCTTGCGTGAAGGTTTATGCCAATATGAAATCGCGAAAAACGATTTTAGGGAATATCCCATTGGTTTCTCCTGAGTGACATATGTTTATATTTATGTATTACATTTTAGAAAGTATATCACAGGAAGTAAGGAGTCACAACCCAGAAAAACGGAAAAACCTTTTAAATAAAATATAATATAGCGTGTGTTTCATAACGACACGATCCGTAAGTTGCTAATTTACCAATAATCTTACACACAATAAAAATTTCACAAAAAAATCCTTAAATTAAGGCGTAAAATAATTTCATAGGGTGATCTGTAAAAAAAAGTATTATTTGGATTTCGTAAGATTTTCGTGGATGGTAAGCGCAGCTTTTCTGCCTGCACCCATGGCGAGAATAACGGTGGCCGCGCCGCTGACAATATCGCCGCCTGCATAGACGTTTTCCATGGAGGTTTGACCGTTTTCATCCGCCGTAATGTATCCCCATTTATTGGTCTTCAAACCGGGAGTTGATTGCGCAATGATCGGATTGGCCTGAGTACCAATCGCGATAACTGCCGAATCAATTTCAATCTCATACTCACTACCCTCAATCGGAACTGGACGGCAACGTCCGGAAGCATCCGGTTCACCCAGCGCCATACGTAAACAACGTGCCGCGCGCAGCGCGCCCGCTTCATCACCCAAATAAGCAATTGGCGTGGTCAGCAGCCGCAGGTCGATACCCTCTTCTTTGGCATGCTTGACTTCTTCAACCCGGGCCGGCAGTTCTTTTTCCGAGCGGCGGTAAATCAGATAAACCTTTTCAACACCATTCATGCGCAGCGCGGAACGTGCCGCATCCATGGCAGTATTGCCGCCGCCAATCACTGCGACGCGCTTGCCAACCCGAATCGGGGTGGCGGCGCTCGGCTGATAAGCCCGCATCAGGTTGATGCGGGTTAAGAATTCATTGGCGGAATAAACATAACTAAGATCTTCACCCGGAATGTTCATAAACTGAGGATACCCTGATCCGGTTGCAATATACACTGCAGCAAAATCCTGTTGATGCAGGAGTTCTTCCAGGGTCGCCATTTTGCCTATCAAAGCATTGGTCTTGAAAATGACCCCCATGGCTTCCAGATTCTCAATCTCGGGTTTAACAATTGTTTCTTTGGGAAGACGAAATTCAGGAATTCCGTAAGCCAACACACCGCCCAGTTCATGCAAGGCCTCAAAAACCGTAACCTGATAGCCGAATTTGCGTAATTCTCCGGCACAGGTAAGACCGGAAGGGCCGCTGCCAATGACCGCGATTTTAGCATTTTTTTCTTTGATGACACTGTCGCTCTTCAGGCACTCCTGAATGGCATAATCACCGACATAACGTTCTAAAGCGCCGATTGCGATCGGTGCTCCTTTTTTGTACAGCACACAAGCCTGTTCGCACTGGGTTTCCTGCGGGCAGACGCGCCCGCAAATAGCGGGCAAGGTATTGTTCATGCGGATACGGCGTACAGCCTCGCGCGGATCGTTGGATTTAATGGATTCCAAAAATCCCGGAATATCAATATGCACCGGGCAGCCGTCCACACAGGTGGGACGCTTGCAAAACAAACAGCGCGTTGCTTCTTCCTTGGCAGCTTCCGGTGAGAGCCCGAGATTCACTTCTGTGAAATTTTTCCGGCGTTCTTTAGGGTCCTGTTCAGGCATGGACGCACGATTGAGGTTTAAAGGCATCAGGCTTTTTTCGCCTCCATTTTTTCCTTTTCTTCCTGTTGGTACATTCTCAACCGGCGGCTCAAACCATCAAAATCAACCGTATGGCCGTCAAATTCCGGGCCGTCAACGCAGGCAAAACGTGTTTTTCCGTCAACCTGACAGCGGCAGACACCACACATACCGGTTCCGTCTATCATAATCGGATTAAGACTCACCATGGTTTTTACTTGGTAAGGGCGTGTTATTTCAGCAACAGCCTTCATCATCACGACCGGGCCGACTGCCAAAACAAAATCCACATCTCCCTTGTCAAGCAGGCGTTTCAATGGGCCGGTCACCAGTGCTTTCTCGCCTTGGGAACCATCATCAGTTGTAATAATCAGTTGCTGACTCACTGTTCGTAATTCTTCTTCCAAAATCAGATAGTCCTTTGAGCGGGAACCTAGAATGCCTACCAATGTATTCCCCGCAGCCTGGAAAGCCTTGGCAATGGGCAGCAGCGGTGCAATACCAACACCCCCGCCAATCATGACGCAGGTTCCGTATTTTTCAATATGGGTTGCCTGTCCCAGCGGACCGGTCATATCAAGAATTGATTGATTGCTTTCCAGTTTTGCCAGATCAAATGTAGTAGCACCTACGACCTGAAAAATAATGTCAATTGTTCCTGCGAGTGGGTCGGAATCAACAATGGTCAATGGGATGCGTTCACTCTCTGCGGTTGGACGAAGAATCACAAAATTACCCGCTTTGCGTTTGCTGGCAATCTCGGGCGCATGAACAGAATATTGCCAAACCTGAGGGGCAATTTGTTTTTTTGCAGTGATGGTAAACATTATAAGTCAGCTTTCTATTATTAGTAGTCTCCGGGCATTTGATTAAATCCGGTATTAAAGTACCTACGTCCCAATTCTCAATAGCTGTTAAGCTAATCAAACAGCCTAATTTATAAGTCCTGTGGAATGCTTGCTTTAAAAGGAAAACCGGCACTGTATCAACACGTTAGAGCAAGCAATGCCGATAGCGCTCACTATTGTTATACCTTACGTGATGGTGCGTTTTTTCCTTTTAAAACAAGCATTCCACAGGACTATTTCACCTATCGTATTGCCTATGTTAAAAATAGTTCCAGAAAGACCGAGTAATTTCTTGCTGGAATATCGTGTTATTTCGACAAACGCTCTTTTACTTTCGCAAATTGCGTTTTCATATTTTCAGGCAGATGGGTCCCGAATTTATTGAGAAATTCTTCAACATCCGGCATCTCTGCGCTCCATGCAGCGTGATCAACCTTGAGCAGTTCCTGCATATCCTGTTCCTGGGTGTCCAGTTTCGAAAGATCCAGATCTTTGGCTTCCGGCACCACCCCGATGGCAGTCTCTTTGCCCCCGGCCTTGCCTTCCAGACGTTCACACATCCATTTAAGCACACGGCTGTTTTCGCCAAAACCGGGCCAGAGCCATTTACCATCCGCTGATTTACGAAACCAGTTGACATAATAAATTTTGGGTTGGTGTTTCCCCAACTTGCCGCCCATATCAAACCAATGCTGGAAATAGTCGCCCATATTGTATCCACAAAACGGGAGCATGGCAAAAGGATCACGCCGCAGCTTGGCTTTTACATCCAAGGCGGCCGCAGTCGGTTCAGACGCTGCGGTTGCACCCATATAAACACCATGGTCCCAATTAAAAGCTTCCGTAACCAGCGGGACAACTTGCGTACGGCGGCCGCCAAAAACAAAAATATCAATCGGTACACCGGCCGGATTTTCCCAATCCTCACAAATTGCCGGACATTGTCTGGCCGGTGCGGTGAAACGCGCATTGGGATGGGCGCCTTTCTCACCGGACTTTGGCGTCCACTCGCGGCCTTTCCAATCAATGCCGTGTTTGATTTCAATTCCCATCTCTTCCCACCAGACATCTTTATCATCAGAAAGCACACAATTAGTATAAATACAATTTGCCTTCAAGGTATCCATTGCCTGGGGATTGGATTCATAGCTGGTTCCGGGTGCCACACCAAAAAAACCGGCTTCCGGGTTGATGGCGTAGAGACGTCCGTCATCGCCGATTTTCATCCAGGCGATATCATCACCAATGGTTTCGCATTTCCAACCTGGGATGGCAGGCTGCATCATGGCCAAATTGGTCTTGCCGCAAGCTGATGGAAAAGCAGCCGCGATATGGAACTGCCTGCCTTCCGGGTTGGTCAGGCGGAGAATCAACATGTGCTCGGCCATCCAGCCTTCCCGTTTGGCCATGGTCGAGGCAATGCGCAAAGCCAGGCATTTTTTCCCCAGCAAAGCATTGCCGCCATACCCGGAGCCATAAGACCAGATCAAATTTTCATCTGTAAAATGTGAAATGTATTTTTTTTCAATCGGCGCGCAAGGCCAGGCCGCATCTTTTTGTCCGGGTGCCAGCGGTGCGCCCACAGAATGCAGACACGGAATAAACTCGCCGTTTTCACCCAAAGTCTCAATAACTTTTTCACCCACCCGGGTCATGATATGCATATTGGCGACAACATAAGGACTGTCTGTGATCTCAATCCCTATTTTCGATATGGGAGAGCCGATCGGTCCCATGCTAAACGGAATAACATACAGGGTCCGCCCCTGCATACAGCCGGCATACAGCCCGCGCATGGTTTCCTTCAAAGCATCCGGATCGATCCAATTATTCGTTGGACCGGCCGATTCTTTATCTTTGCAGGCAATATAAGTCCTGTCTTCAACCCTCGCAACATCGCTCGGGTCCGAACTAAACAGGAAGGAATTAGGCCGCTTAGCTTCATTAAGTTTAACAGCCGAACCGGAATCCACAGCTAATTTCGTCATAGTCTGGTACTCTTGCTCCGAGCCATTACACCAATAGACTTTATCCGGTTTACACATTGTCTCGATCTCCGAGACCCACTCAATTAGCTTTTTGTTCTTTATTTCCATGGCGGCACCTCTTGTTATAGTATTTTTTGCGTCATGGCAAAATTAGAAACTTATATCATTTCTCTGCCCGCGAATCAATCATTTTCTGAAAAAATATGGGGTTGGATTCCGGGACGTTCATTAGTATATCAGTATACGGCGAATTCAAAATCATATTATCAATCAACAATTTCATTTACTTGACAAGCGTGAATATTTTCAATTAAGCTGTAAAAAGTAGGGAACAGTCGCGACTGTTCCCTACGAATATCACACCAAGCAGGTATTTCGGGAGGAAAGCATGAAAACAAAAACATTTTTTCTGAGTATGATATTAATGGTTGGTCTGGTCCTGGCCGGGCTGACAACAAAGAGCTATGCCGCATCAGCCAATGATGAATTCAATCCCGATGCCAACAATACTGTTTATACCTTGACTGTGCAGGCTGATGGGAAAATACTCGTAGGCGGTTGGTTTACCAGCATCTCAGGCACACCCAGGAACCGCATCGCCCGCTTAAATACGGACGGCACTTTGGATATTGCTTTCAATCCTGATGCCAATGACGGTGTCCATTCTCTGGCCGTACAGGCTGATGGAAAAATACTTATAGCCGGTGATTTTACCACGATAAGCGGTGTGACCCGGAATCACATCGCCCGCTTGAATACAGACGGCTCTTTGGATGTCGCATTCAATCCCAATGCAAACTACGTTATTCGCACTCTGGCTGTGCTGGCTGACGGGAAAATACTTGTAGGTGGTGATTTTACCACCATCGCAGGTAGTTCCAGAAACCGCATCGCCCGGCTGAACACGGACGGCGCTGTGGATGTTACCTTTGATCTCAATGTAAATAACGCTATTCGTGTGCTGGCTGTGCAAGCTGACGGAAAAATACTCATAGGCGGTAGTTTTACCACCATCGCGGGTGTGACCCGAAACCACATTGCCCGGCTCAATTCTGACGGCACTTTGGATACTGCTTTTGATCCCAATGCAGGCGGCAGTGTCTATACCCTGGCTCTGCAGGTTGACGGAAAAATGCTCGTAGCCGGTGATTTTACCACTATAGGCGGTGTGACCCGGAACCGTATCGCCCGCTTGAATACAGACGGCACTTTGGATGTTGCCTTTGATCCCAATGCAGGCGGCAGTGTCTATCCTCTGGCTTTGCAGGCTGACGGAAAAATACTTATGGGCGGTGATTTTACCACCATAGGCGGTGTGACCCGAAACCACATTGCCCGGCTCAATACAGACGGTACTTTGGATGTGACCTTTGCTCCTACTGCAGATGGTAATGTCTATGCCTTAGCCGTGCAGACAGATGGACAAATACTCGTGGGCGGTGATTTTATCACCATCGCAGGCAGTTCCAGAAACCGCATCGCCCGCTTAAATACAGACGGCACAGCGGATGCCACCTTCAATTCTGTTCCCGACGACATGGTCCAAACCATGGCTGTGCAGGTTGATGGAAAAATACTTATAGGCGGTATGTTTACTTATGTCGCAGGTGTGTCCAGGAACCACATCGCCCGGCTCAATTCGGACGGCACATTGGATATCACCTTTGATCCTAATGCGGACAACATTGTCCAGACTTTGGCTGTGCAGGCTGACGAAAAAATATTCGTAGCTGGTGGTTTTGCCACCATCTCAGGCACTGCCAGAAACAGCATCGCCCGGCTCAATTCCGACGGCACTTTAGATACTGCCTTTGATCCCAATGCAAACAGCATAGTCTATACCTTGGCTGTGCAGGCGGACGGCAAAATACTCCTGGGAGGTTTTTTTACTACTATATCAAGCACAGCCCGGAATTACATCGCCCGGTTGAATACGGACGGTACATTGGATATTGCTTTCAATCCTGATGTCAACAATGGTCTCCGTACTCTGGCTGTGCAGGCGGATGGAAAAATACTTATAGGCGGTGATTTTACCAGTATCTCAGGCACACTTAGGAACCACATCGCCCGATTAAATACAGACGGTACTTTGGATATTACCTTCAATCCCAATGCAGGCGCCACTGTCCAAACCCTGGCTGTGCAGGCGGACGGCAAAATACTTGTAGCCGGTAATTTTACCAGTATCTCAGGCACACTCAGGAACTACATCGCCCAATTAAACTCTGATGGCACTTTGGATACCAGCTTCAATCCTAATGCAAGCCACTATGTCAATACCCTGACTGTGCAGGCAGACGGAAAAATACTCCTGGGTGGTTGGTTTACTACCATCGCCGGTGAGACCAGAAACTACATCGCACGGCTCAATTCCGACGGCACTTTAGATACTGCCTTTAATCCTGATGCAAGCGACATTGTCTATACCCTGACTGTGCAGGCTGATGGTAAAATACTCGCAGGCGGTTATTTTACCACTATTGCAGGCGAGGCCAGAAACTACATCGCCCGGCTGAGCGCGGATGAGGCTGCGCTGCAAAACCTCGCTGTATCCGCTGACGGCACAACCATAACCTGGATGCGGGGCCAGTCATCTCCGGAAGTCTACAATGTCACCTTTGAATACTCTTCAGAGGGAACGAGCTGGACTTCTTTGAGCACAGGAACGCGCATTAGCGGAGGTTGGCAGCTATCCGGACAAGCATTGTCTTATAATGAAATCGGATACATTAGAGCACAAGGTCAAAGCTCGGGAGGATATTGCAATGGTTCCACCGGGATTATCGAATCTGTGAAGCAGTATTACAATTATCTCGCTCCCGCACCTACACCTACTGTGACATCAACCCCTGCTGTGATATTAGACAATCCGTTGCTGAATGTGGATTTAAAAGGAAAAATTACTCTAGCCTATCCCAATCCTGCTAAAAATGAAATGCGGTTCTTGTTCCGCTTAGATCAAGCCGCTAAGGTGGATTTACAGATTTACAATATGTCCGGCGAACAAATTGCCCAGCTTACGCAATCCCTGCCAGCCGGTCAGGGACAAACCATTGTGTGGGATTGTTCATCTGTCGCGCCAGGCATCTATCTTGTGCGGATTATTATGGATGGCGAAGAAAAAAGATTAATCAAGGTGGCAATTGTGAAGTAAGGAACAGTCGCGACTGTTCCCTACGAAGAAGCGGGGACTAGGAAATTTTCTTTAGTTTCTAGGGTTTTACGAAATGTATTGGAAAACAATAAGAACTAAGCTAAACTCAAAAATGATGGATGCCCCAATGGAACAGGGTCTAATTTCCAACCTTGAGGTTGATTGATGGGGTAATCATCCAGATGGTAACGGAGGGGTGAAGGTAATCACCATTTATAAATACGAATAAGGAGTGAAGGATGGCTAGTGTTGGCTTTGCTGTGTACAAAGGGCGCAGGATATTACAATTGGATTTAACCGGGGCTAAGGATGGAAAAAAAGAGGGTTTTATGGTGATTGGAAAATTGAATGAGCTGATAGTAAAAGAACCAATGAATTCAGTACTGGCTCTAATAGATGTTAGTCAAGCATATCTTACACCAAAAATACTGGCAATTTTAAAGGAAGGTGCTGGTAAAAACAAAAATTATGTAAAGGCGGCGGCAATTGTTGGTGCCAGTGGAGTGAAAAAATTACTTATGCAAATAGTTGCCAATATAACTGGTAGAAATATTAAGCAATTTAATAGCATTAGTGAAGCAAAAGACTGGCTCGTTTTACAGGAATGAAACCTCCCCCGCAATAAAAAGGGACATGGGATCAGGGACGTTTATTAGTATATCAGTATACGGCGAATTTAAAATCATATTATCAATCAACGACTCCATTTACTTGACAAGCATGAATATTTTCAATTAAGCTGTAAAAAGTAGGGAACAGTCGCGACTGTTCCCTACGAATATCACACCAAGCAGGTACTTCGGGAGAAAAACATGAGAACAAAAATAATTTTTTTGAGTATGATATTAATGGTTGGTCTGGTGCTTTCCGCGCAGCTGACAAGAGTATATGCCGCCTCAGCCAATGATGGATTTAATCCCGATGCAAGCAGCTATGTCTATACCCTGGCTGTGCAGGCTGACGGCAAAGTACTCGCAGGCGGTAATTATATCACCATCGCAGGCGCGACCAGGAACCGCATCGCCCGTTTGAATACAGACGGCACATTGGATGTTGCCTTTGATCCCAATGCAAACCACAATGTCTATGCCTTAGCCGTGCAGGCTGACGGAAAAATACTTAGCGGTGGTTGGTTTACCACCATGGGTGGCGTGGCCAGGAATCGCATTGCCCGTTTGAATACGGACGGCACTTTGGATGTGACCTTTGATCCCAATGCAGATGGCAATGTCTATGCCATAGCCGTACAGGCTGATGGAAAAATACTTATAGGTGGTTGGTTTACCAACATAGACGGCGTGCCCAGGAACCACATCGCCCGCTTGAATACGGACGGTACTTTAGATGTAACCTTTGATCCCAATGCAGATGGCAATGTCTATGCCTTAGCCGAGCAGGCTGACGGAAAAATACTTATAGGTGGTGATTTTGCCTCTATCGATAGTGTGACCAGGAACCACATCGCCCGTTTGAATACAGACGGCACATTGGATGTGACCTTTGATCCCAATGCAGACGGCAGTGTCCGTACCCTGGTTGTGCAGGTTGACGGAAAAATACTTATAGGCGGTTATTTTACTACCATCGCAGGTATGACCCGGAACCGCATCGCCCGTTTGAATATGGATGGCACTTTGGATGTTGCCTTTGATCCCAATGCAAACTCTGTTATTAAGACCTTGGTTGTGCAGGCTGACGGAAAAATACTCGCAGGCGGTTACTTTACTACCATCGTTGGTGTGACCCGGAACCGCATCGCCCGTTTGAATACAGACGGCACTTTGGATGTTGCCTTTGTTGATCCTAATGTAAACGGCAGTGTCATTGCCTTAGCTGTGCAGGCTGATGGAAAAGCGCTCGCCGGCGGTGAGTTTACCACCATCGCTGGCGTGACCCGGAACTACATCGCCCGTTTGAATACGGACGCCAGACTGGATGTCACCTTCGATCCCAATTCAGGCGGCACTGTCCGTGCCCTGGCTATGCAGGTTGATGGAAAAGTGCTCGCCGGCGGTGCTTTTATTACCATCGCCGGTAGTGCCAGAAACCGTATCGCCCGTCTGAATACGGATGGCACTGTGGATGTTGCCTTTGATCCCAATGCTGACAGCAGTATCTATACCTTAGTCGTGCAGGCTGATGGAAAAATACTTATAGGTGGTTGGTTTACCAACATAGGCGGCGTGACCCGGAACCGCATCGCCCGTTTGAATACGGATGGCACCTTGGATACTGCCTTTGATCCCAACGCAGGAGGCAGCAGTGTTTATACCCTGGCTGTGCAGGCTGATGGGAAAATACTTATAGGTGGTTGGTTTACCACCATGGGTGGCGTGACCAGGAACTACATCGCCCGTTTGAATACAGACGGCACTTTGGATGTTGCCTTTGATCCTGATGTAAACAACCGCGTCTATACCCTGGCTGTGCAGGCTGACGGGAAAATACTCATCGGCGGTTCTTTTACCACCGTTGCCGGTGTGGACCGAAACCGCATCGCCCGTTTGAATACGGATGGCACCTTGGATACCGCCTTTGATCCTAATGCCAGCCACTCTGTCCGTACCCTGGCTGTACAGGCTGACGGAAAAATAATTATCGGCGG of the bacterium genome contains:
- a CDS encoding T9SS type A sorting domain-containing protein, yielding MRTKIIFLSMILMVGLVLSAQLTRVYAASANDGFNPDASSYVYTLAVQADGKVLAGGNYITIAGATRNRIARLNTDGTLDVAFDPNANHNVYALAVQADGKILSGGWFTTMGGVARNRIARLNTDGTLDVTFDPNADGNVYAIAVQADGKILIGGWFTNIDGVPRNHIARLNTDGTLDVTFDPNADGNVYALAEQADGKILIGGDFASIDSVTRNHIARLNTDGTLDVTFDPNADGSVRTLVVQVDGKILIGGYFTTIAGMTRNRIARLNMDGTLDVAFDPNANSVIKTLVVQADGKILAGGYFTTIVGVTRNRIARLNTDGTLDVAFVDPNVNGSVIALAVQADGKALAGGEFTTIAGVTRNYIARLNTDARLDVTFDPNSGGTVRALAMQVDGKVLAGGAFITIAGSARNRIARLNTDGTVDVAFDPNADSSIYTLVVQADGKILIGGWFTNIGGVTRNRIARLNTDGTLDTAFDPNAGGSSVYTLAVQADGKILIGGWFTTMGGVTRNYIARLNTDGTLDVAFDPDVNNRVYTLAVQADGKILIGGSFTTVAGVDRNRIARLNTDGTLDTAFDPNASHSVRTLAVQADGKIIIGGSFATIGGVPRNQIARLNADGTLDVAFDPNAGGVGSVYTLAVQADGKIIIGGSFATIGGVTRNYIARLNTDGTLDVTFDPNADGDVYAIAVQADGKTLAGGQFITIGGETRNRIARLSADEAALQNLAVSADGTTLSWMRSQSSPENYKVTFEYSSDGTSWVSLGVGTRISGGWHLTGQSLAYNEIGYIRAQGQISGGQHNGSAGFIESVRQYYNSLTPTATPTPTVTSTSTITPTITATYTATPLATINPTATPSPTFSATPTATITITATPTPDNPLLNVDLRGKITLAYPNPAVNEMRFLFHLDHATEVGLQIYNMSGEQIAQLTQSLPAGHGQTIVWDCSSVAPGIYLVRIIMDGKNKGQLKAAIVK